The proteins below come from a single Pandoraea apista genomic window:
- a CDS encoding D-amino acid dehydrogenase: MKVIVLGSGVIGVTSAYYLAKAGHDVTVLDRQAGPALETSFGNAGQISPGYASPWAAPGIPTKAIKWLFQKHAPLAIRPDGTLTQLKWLYQMLRNCTPERYTVNKERMVRIAEYSRDCFRSLRAETGIPYEGRQAGTLQLFRTDEQLANAARDIAVLEEAGVPFELLDSTALASAEPALAAVSHKLTGGLRLPNDETGDCQLFTTRLAAMAEALGVKFRYDMPIDGLQVAGDKIEGVVCAGMMQRADAYVVALGSYSTPFLRGIVDIPVYPLKGYSITVPIVDASRAPVSTVLDETYKIAVTRFDDRIRVGGMAEVVGYDKSLNPARRATLEMVVNDLYPGAGNTAEASFWTGLRPMTPDGTPIVGATALRNLFLNTGHGTLGWTMSCGSGQLLADLMSGRRPAILADDLSVARYSGASEAQAQPAFA, from the coding sequence ATGAAGGTCATCGTTCTCGGCAGCGGCGTCATAGGTGTCACCAGCGCCTACTACCTGGCGAAGGCCGGGCACGACGTCACGGTGCTCGACCGCCAGGCAGGTCCGGCACTCGAAACCAGCTTCGGAAACGCCGGCCAGATTTCACCGGGCTACGCCTCGCCGTGGGCAGCACCGGGCATTCCGACGAAGGCCATCAAGTGGTTGTTCCAGAAGCACGCCCCCCTCGCCATCCGTCCGGACGGCACGCTCACGCAGCTCAAGTGGCTCTATCAGATGCTGCGCAACTGCACGCCGGAGCGTTACACCGTCAACAAGGAGCGCATGGTGCGAATCGCGGAATACAGCCGCGATTGCTTCCGATCCCTGCGTGCCGAGACCGGCATTCCCTACGAAGGCCGTCAAGCTGGCACGCTGCAACTGTTCCGCACAGACGAGCAACTGGCGAACGCCGCGCGCGATATCGCGGTGCTCGAAGAGGCGGGGGTGCCGTTCGAACTGCTCGACAGCACTGCGCTCGCCAGCGCGGAGCCCGCACTGGCGGCGGTATCGCACAAGCTCACCGGTGGCTTGCGTTTGCCGAACGATGAGACAGGCGACTGCCAGTTGTTCACCACACGTCTGGCAGCAATGGCCGAGGCCCTCGGCGTGAAATTCCGTTACGACATGCCGATCGACGGCCTGCAAGTCGCCGGCGACAAAATCGAAGGCGTGGTCTGCGCGGGCATGATGCAGCGTGCCGACGCCTATGTCGTCGCGCTCGGCTCGTATTCCACACCGTTCCTGCGCGGCATTGTCGACATTCCCGTCTACCCGCTCAAGGGCTACTCCATCACCGTGCCTATCGTCGACGCCTCCCGCGCCCCGGTGTCCACGGTGCTCGACGAGACGTACAAGATTGCCGTCACCCGTTTCGACGACCGCATCCGCGTCGGGGGCATGGCCGAAGTCGTGGGCTACGACAAGTCGCTCAATCCGGCACGCCGCGCCACGCTGGAAATGGTGGTGAACGACCTGTATCCGGGCGCTGGCAACACGGCCGAGGCGTCATTCTGGACCGGTCTGCGGCCGATGACCCCGGACGGCACACCGATCGTCGGCGCCACTGCCTTGCGCAATCTGTTCCTGAATACGGGGCACGGCACACTGGGCTGGACGATGTCCTGCGGGTCCGGCCAGTTGCTGGCCGATCTGATGTCAGGACGCCGGCCGGCGATCCTTGCCGACGATCTGTCGGTGGCGCGCTACAGTGGCGCGTCCGAGGCTCAGGCTCAACCGGCCTTTGCCTGA
- a CDS encoding Lrp/AsnC ligand binding domain-containing protein, with the protein MRVQQQSVRTLDRLDRRILTLLQQDGRMSMKDLSEQVGLSITPCIERVKRMERDGVIMGYFARVNPAALGASLLVFVEITLDHKSGNMFDQFRREVLRIPEVMECHLISGDFDYLIKARIREMSEYRKLLGDILLQLPGAVQSKSYVVMEEIKETLTIHVEE; encoded by the coding sequence ATGAGAGTTCAGCAGCAATCGGTCCGGACGCTGGATCGGCTGGATCGGCGCATTCTGACGTTGCTTCAGCAAGACGGCCGAATGTCGATGAAAGACCTCTCGGAACAGGTCGGGCTGTCGATCACGCCCTGTATCGAGCGCGTGAAGCGCATGGAGCGCGACGGCGTGATCATGGGCTACTTCGCGCGGGTAAATCCGGCAGCGCTTGGGGCGTCGTTGCTCGTGTTTGTCGAGATCACGCTGGATCACAAGTCGGGCAACATGTTCGACCAGTTCCGGCGCGAAGTCCTGCGGATTCCGGAGGTGATGGAGTGCCATCTGATTTCCGGCGATTTCGACTACCTCATCAAGGCGCGCATTCGTGAGATGTCCGAGTACCGGAAGCTGCTCGGCGACATCCTTTTGCAGTTGCCCGGCGCCGTGCAATCGAAGAGTTATGTCGTGATGGAAGAGATCAAGGAGACACTTACCATCCATGTCGAGGAGTGA
- a CDS encoding PA0069 family radical SAM protein has product MASSFAPPPSRKGRGATANLESRYSEFRRESDETRHESDAAQECEVKFATQVALENARTIISRNQSADIPFDRSINPYRGCEHGCTYCFARPTHAYLGLSPGLDFETRLYAKHNAAERLDAELRKRGYQPALLALGANTDPYQPIEREFGITRSVLEVLERFGHPVGITTKSALVTRDIDILSRMAARGLARVFISVGTLDADIARKMEPRANTPSRRIEAIRKLTEAGIPTGVIVAPIVPALTDFDIERVLTTAAQAGATYAAYVMLRLPREVHDVFVDWLEAHYPMRARHVMSLIEQVRDGKHNSAEFGTRMRGTGLHAELIRQRFHLAARKLGLNQARPPLRNDQFNVPAPITSPLEDGQRAARQRPGFNAQTQDNASGKADPQMRLF; this is encoded by the coding sequence ATGGCTTCGTCATTCGCGCCGCCCCCGTCGCGCAAGGGCCGGGGCGCCACCGCCAATCTCGAATCGCGCTATTCCGAATTCCGCCGCGAAAGCGACGAAACACGACATGAATCGGACGCCGCCCAGGAATGTGAGGTTAAGTTCGCAACCCAAGTCGCGCTGGAGAACGCGCGGACGATCATCTCGCGCAATCAATCTGCCGACATTCCGTTTGATCGTTCGATCAACCCCTACCGAGGTTGCGAACACGGCTGCACCTATTGTTTTGCCCGGCCCACGCATGCCTATCTGGGGCTGTCACCGGGACTCGATTTCGAAACACGTCTGTACGCGAAGCACAACGCGGCCGAGCGACTCGACGCAGAACTGCGCAAGCGGGGCTATCAACCGGCTCTACTCGCACTCGGCGCAAATACCGACCCATATCAGCCCATCGAGCGCGAATTCGGCATTACCAGGAGCGTGCTCGAAGTGCTTGAGCGGTTCGGTCACCCCGTGGGCATCACCACGAAATCCGCATTGGTCACGCGGGATATCGACATCCTGTCGCGCATGGCAGCGCGTGGCCTTGCCCGCGTTTTCATTTCAGTGGGAACGCTCGATGCGGATATTGCCCGCAAGATGGAGCCCCGCGCCAATACCCCTTCGCGCCGCATCGAAGCCATACGCAAGCTGACTGAGGCAGGCATACCGACCGGGGTGATCGTGGCGCCGATCGTGCCGGCACTGACCGATTTCGACATCGAACGGGTGTTGACGACAGCCGCGCAAGCCGGTGCAACCTATGCGGCCTACGTGATGCTGCGGCTTCCCCGCGAAGTCCACGATGTATTTGTCGACTGGCTGGAAGCCCATTACCCAATGCGGGCACGCCATGTCATGAGCCTGATCGAGCAGGTGCGCGACGGCAAACACAATAGCGCCGAATTCGGCACACGGATGCGGGGCACCGGTTTGCACGCCGAGCTGATACGCCAGCGGTTTCACCTGGCGGCACGCAAGTTGGGGCTTAATCAGGCCAGACCGCCGTTGCGCAACGATCAGTTCAACGTGCCTGCCCCCATTACGTCCCCCCTTGAAGACGGACAGCGCGCCGCGCGTCAGCGGCCGGGGTTCAACGCCCAAACGCAAGACAACGCTTCCGGTAAAGCCGACCCACAAATGCGCCTTTTCTAG
- a CDS encoding Rossmann-like and DUF2520 domain-containing protein, giving the protein MTTPITHRQQPTLGFIGAGRVARALATAASSAGYAVSAVASRQIDAAKRIASALPECEALPIHRSEDMNAVFSHADLVFLTVPDDAIATCATYLAPRAGQALVHCSGASEVALLAPATRQGAQIGGFHPLFLFAGLDDDASRMSGSAITIEADAPLNATLHDLANAIGCRALSIPAGERMRYHAGANYAASFLLCLLDEATLLWKAIGMPEDDAHEAMWPLVMGTLNAARNRGLSGALAGPVSRGDARIVARHTEVLASMGGNHATLYSLLTLRAIHLARQRPNADSAALDAIAHTIAPYLPPFPTESDA; this is encoded by the coding sequence GTGACAACCCCCATCACCCACCGCCAACAGCCCACACTGGGTTTCATCGGTGCCGGGCGTGTCGCTCGCGCGCTTGCCACCGCTGCCAGCAGTGCAGGCTACGCGGTGTCGGCGGTCGCCAGCCGACAGATCGACGCCGCAAAGCGCATTGCGTCTGCGCTGCCGGAATGCGAGGCACTGCCGATTCATCGTTCGGAAGACATGAATGCCGTCTTCTCGCATGCCGATCTGGTTTTCCTGACCGTTCCCGACGATGCCATCGCCACATGTGCCACGTATCTCGCCCCTCGTGCCGGTCAGGCTCTGGTGCATTGCAGCGGGGCTTCTGAGGTCGCGTTGCTTGCGCCAGCCACGCGGCAAGGTGCGCAGATCGGCGGCTTCCACCCGCTGTTTCTCTTCGCTGGGCTTGATGACGACGCATCGCGCATGTCGGGAAGCGCGATCACCATCGAGGCTGACGCACCGCTGAACGCTACGTTGCATGACCTCGCCAACGCGATTGGCTGCCGTGCGCTGTCGATACCGGCCGGCGAGCGAATGCGGTATCACGCTGGCGCCAACTATGCCGCCAGTTTTCTGCTGTGCCTGCTCGACGAAGCCACCTTGTTGTGGAAAGCGATCGGCATGCCCGAAGACGACGCCCATGAAGCCATGTGGCCGCTCGTCATGGGCACCCTCAACGCCGCTCGTAACCGAGGGCTGTCCGGCGCACTGGCCGGCCCGGTGTCTCGCGGCGACGCCCGCATCGTGGCACGTCACACGGAAGTCCTCGCCTCCATGGGGGGCAATCACGCCACGCTCTACTCGCTCCTGACGCTTCGCGCCATTCACCTTGCCCGCCAACGGCCGAACGCGGACAGCGCCGCGCTCGACGCCATCGCACACACCATCGCGCCCTATTTGCCGCCGTTCCCCACAGAAAGCGACGCCTAG
- a CDS encoding TM2 domain-containing protein: MNAVAYKSKTLTAGLAMLFGTLGLHRFYLYGLRDRFGWAHIVGSACGVAGWGLLVTSELRSPAGWILTILGAISLFSAFLAAIVYGLRPDERWDAQFNSRAEQKSHSGWIAVIIVSVSLFVGAMLMMVGLAVAFQTYFEMHDTPNRLSQ, from the coding sequence ATGAACGCAGTCGCCTATAAATCCAAGACCCTGACCGCCGGCCTGGCGATGCTGTTCGGTACGCTCGGCCTGCATCGCTTCTATCTGTACGGTTTGCGCGACCGCTTCGGCTGGGCCCATATCGTGGGCTCGGCGTGCGGCGTGGCGGGCTGGGGGCTGCTGGTCACGAGCGAACTGCGTTCGCCGGCAGGGTGGATCCTCACGATTCTCGGTGCCATTTCGTTGTTCTCGGCGTTCCTCGCGGCCATCGTCTACGGACTTCGCCCCGACGAACGCTGGGATGCCCAGTTCAACAGTCGTGCAGAGCAAAAGTCGCACTCCGGCTGGATCGCCGTCATCATCGTCAGCGTGTCGCTGTTCGTTGGCGCGATGCTGATGATGGTCGGCCTCGCCGTCGCGTTTCAGACCTATTTCGAAATGCACGACACGCCGAACCGGCTTTCGCAGTAA
- a CDS encoding META and DUF4377 domain-containing protein has translation MTQRLLSFLPSSFASYIATLLVPAAMLAGCAAPSGGGATPPSETPGASAAATTPADILGTWQLVKWEGTNDVPNLPEGRLINLTFNDKGAFSGTGGCNRIFGQYTVGPANGQVTLKAPATTRMACPDSMAFEDRYLKTLPLVTRFERRDTQLTLSASNGETLTYASQTLLNRPVAGTGAASKTEDRILDVDSQMADCVGVAPRKCLRVRNADDSGKAQWELWYAHIDGFEWKPGVEYRVKIHGEPVANPPADASSMRWTLVEVIRETPAR, from the coding sequence ATGACCCAACGCCTACTCTCGTTCCTGCCGTCCTCTTTCGCGTCTTATATCGCTACCCTGCTGGTGCCGGCTGCCATGCTCGCCGGCTGCGCCGCACCGTCGGGTGGCGGCGCCACGCCACCTTCGGAGACGCCCGGCGCCAGCGCCGCAGCAACCACCCCGGCCGATATTCTCGGTACGTGGCAACTGGTGAAATGGGAAGGCACTAACGATGTTCCGAACCTGCCGGAAGGCCGCTTAATTAACCTGACATTCAACGACAAGGGCGCCTTTTCGGGTACGGGCGGCTGCAACCGTATCTTCGGTCAATACACCGTTGGGCCGGCGAATGGACAGGTCACATTGAAGGCCCCGGCCACGACCCGAATGGCATGCCCCGACTCCATGGCGTTCGAAGATCGCTATCTGAAAACGCTCCCCCTTGTCACGCGCTTTGAACGGCGCGACACGCAACTGACGCTGAGCGCCTCGAACGGCGAAACGCTGACCTACGCTTCGCAAACGTTGCTCAATCGTCCTGTCGCAGGCACCGGCGCCGCCAGCAAGACGGAAGACCGCATTCTCGACGTCGATTCGCAAATGGCGGATTGTGTAGGGGTCGCGCCGCGCAAGTGTTTGCGTGTGCGTAATGCCGACGATTCCGGGAAAGCGCAGTGGGAACTCTGGTATGCCCACATCGATGGATTCGAGTGGAAGCCCGGCGTAGAATACCGCGTGAAAATTCACGGCGAACCTGTCGCCAACCCGCCCGCCGACGCTTCGAGCATGCGATGGACGCTCGTCGAAGTCATTCGCGAAACGCCTGCCCGATAA
- a CDS encoding PQQ-dependent sugar dehydrogenase, with protein MRRFPDGWQHPFRPHRPTRISARVGRLVRFVGQAGLLIATAITLAPRFANARDALPIERLTLPPGFHVEVLSDQVPGARGMVLGPKGTLFVGSRAQGDVYAITLDPSRAYAAKVRTVASGLNMPVGVAMRNGALYISAVSRIVKLDDIENRLDNPGKPAIVYDKLPSESHHGWRYIAFGPDQRLYIGVGAPCNVCKRDENRYAIIGSMKPDGTDWRVVARGVRNTVGFDWQPGTHTLWFTDNGRDLLGDDVPDDKLNRLSRPGENFGFPYCHAGDVADPEFGQEKRCSAFTPPVAKLGAHVAALGMKFYTGKQFPEDYRGSIFIAEHGSWNRSRKVGYRVVRVVLDAKGNVARQEVFAQGWLGDDESVWGRPVDLLTLPDGSLLISDDYAGAIYRITYRKP; from the coding sequence ATGCGACGATTTCCCGATGGATGGCAACACCCATTTCGACCACACAGGCCAACACGGATCAGCGCGCGAGTTGGCCGCCTCGTGCGATTTGTGGGTCAGGCGGGCCTGCTTATCGCCACAGCGATAACGCTCGCACCACGATTTGCAAACGCACGCGACGCCCTTCCCATCGAACGTCTCACGCTTCCTCCCGGTTTCCACGTCGAAGTCCTCTCGGATCAGGTTCCGGGCGCCCGAGGCATGGTACTTGGTCCCAAGGGCACATTGTTCGTCGGCAGCCGGGCACAGGGTGACGTTTATGCCATCACACTCGACCCATCTCGCGCCTACGCCGCAAAAGTCCGAACCGTGGCCTCCGGCCTGAACATGCCCGTCGGCGTGGCCATGCGCAACGGCGCCCTATATATCTCCGCCGTTTCACGCATCGTCAAACTTGACGACATCGAAAACCGTCTCGACAACCCGGGCAAACCGGCCATCGTCTACGATAAGCTGCCAAGCGAAAGCCATCACGGGTGGCGATATATCGCATTCGGCCCCGATCAACGTTTATATATAGGGGTTGGCGCGCCCTGCAATGTCTGCAAGCGCGACGAGAACCGCTACGCGATAATCGGCAGCATGAAGCCGGACGGTACAGACTGGCGCGTCGTCGCGCGCGGTGTGCGCAACACCGTGGGTTTCGACTGGCAGCCGGGAACCCATACCCTGTGGTTCACCGACAACGGCCGCGACTTGCTGGGTGACGACGTTCCTGACGACAAACTCAACCGCCTCAGCCGCCCCGGCGAGAACTTCGGATTCCCCTACTGCCATGCCGGCGACGTTGCCGACCCGGAGTTTGGTCAAGAGAAGCGCTGTTCAGCTTTCACCCCTCCAGTGGCGAAACTCGGTGCCCACGTCGCCGCCCTCGGTATGAAGTTCTATACCGGCAAGCAATTCCCGGAGGACTATCGCGGCAGCATCTTTATCGCGGAACATGGCTCCTGGAACCGAAGCCGGAAGGTCGGCTACCGGGTCGTACGCGTCGTACTCGATGCCAAGGGCAATGTCGCCCGGCAAGAAGTCTTCGCGCAAGGCTGGTTAGGTGACGACGAATCGGTCTGGGGCCGCCCAGTCGATCTTCTCACCTTGCCCGACGGCTCATTATTGATTAGCGACGACTACGCAGGCGCCATTTATCGCATTACGTACCGGAAACCGTGA
- the rpsP gene encoding 30S ribosomal protein S16, with protein MVVIRLARGGAKKRPFYNIVATDSRNRRDGRFIERIGFYNPVAAEGTEGLRIAQDRLTYWQGVGAQLSPTVARLIKQGAKAAA; from the coding sequence ATGGTCGTTATCCGCCTGGCTCGCGGCGGCGCGAAGAAGCGCCCGTTTTACAACATCGTTGCAACCGACTCGCGTAATCGTCGCGATGGCCGCTTCATCGAGCGTATTGGCTTCTACAACCCGGTCGCTGCCGAAGGCACGGAAGGTCTGCGCATTGCTCAAGACCGTCTGACCTACTGGCAAGGCGTTGGCGCGCAACTGTCGCCGACCGTGGCTCGTCTGATCAAGCAAGGCGCCAAGGCTGCTGCCTAA
- the rimM gene encoding ribosome maturation factor RimM (Essential for efficient processing of 16S rRNA): MVRSARPARERVPLKIGAEARRAAGIRAEQVLAPVTEVPDDLVELGYIGDAYGIRGWIKVQPHTGKGDGLLAAECWYFRRPGESVYTKANVLHSRGHSGTVVAQLRGSDSRTAAEALKGLQVWVPRSAFPTAGEDEFYWVDLIGAQVTNLQDESLGKVVGLLDNGVHTVLRVVYDVPAVDGMPAKTAERLIPFVGQYVQTVDVDAGRIVADWGLDY, encoded by the coding sequence ATGGTTCGTTCCGCTCGACCCGCACGTGAGCGGGTACCGTTGAAAATCGGTGCCGAGGCGCGGCGTGCCGCTGGCATACGCGCAGAGCAGGTGCTCGCCCCGGTGACCGAAGTGCCCGACGATCTCGTCGAGCTGGGTTACATTGGCGACGCCTACGGGATTCGCGGCTGGATCAAGGTGCAGCCGCATACGGGCAAGGGCGATGGGCTCTTGGCCGCAGAATGCTGGTACTTCCGTCGTCCCGGTGAGTCGGTCTATACCAAGGCCAATGTGCTGCACAGCCGCGGGCATTCCGGTACGGTCGTTGCGCAATTGCGTGGCAGCGACAGCCGGACTGCCGCCGAGGCGCTGAAGGGGCTTCAGGTCTGGGTTCCGCGCAGTGCGTTTCCGACGGCTGGCGAAGACGAGTTCTACTGGGTCGACCTGATCGGTGCCCAGGTAACGAATTTGCAGGACGAATCGTTGGGCAAGGTCGTTGGTTTGCTCGATAACGGCGTGCACACTGTATTGCGTGTTGTCTATGACGTACCTGCCGTCGACGGTATGCCAGCGAAGACCGCTGAGCGGTTGATCCCGTTCGTGGGCCAATATGTGCAGACCGTCGATGTCGATGCGGGGCGTATCGTGGCCGACTGGGGTCTCGATTACTGA
- the trmD gene encoding tRNA (guanosine(37)-N1)-methyltransferase TrmD — MQFDVVTLFPEMFRALTDWGVTSRALKQSRYGLRFWNPRDFTHNNYRTIDDRPYGGGPGMVMLAKPLDDAINAAKAAQAEAGVPRARVLLMSPQGKPLTHRRVVELREQEQGLILLCGRYEAIDQRLIDRVVDEEVSVGDFVLSGGELPAMALMDSLIRLLPGALNDEQSAQQDSFVNGLLDCPHYTRPEEYEGVRVPDVLLGGHHAEIEKWRRREALTNTWRKRPDLIESARANGLLSRADEAWLASLRADTSVK; from the coding sequence ATGCAGTTTGACGTCGTCACGCTCTTTCCCGAGATGTTTCGGGCACTGACCGACTGGGGCGTCACCAGCCGGGCGCTCAAGCAGTCGCGCTACGGTCTGCGGTTTTGGAATCCGCGTGATTTCACGCACAACAACTACCGTACGATCGACGATCGGCCTTATGGCGGCGGTCCGGGCATGGTTATGCTCGCCAAGCCGCTCGACGATGCGATCAATGCAGCGAAAGCGGCGCAGGCCGAGGCTGGTGTGCCGCGCGCTCGCGTGCTGTTGATGTCACCGCAGGGTAAGCCGCTCACGCATCGCCGGGTCGTCGAGTTGCGCGAACAGGAGCAGGGGTTGATTCTGCTCTGCGGCCGCTACGAAGCCATCGATCAACGTTTGATTGATCGTGTGGTAGACGAAGAGGTCAGCGTTGGCGATTTCGTTTTGTCGGGTGGCGAGTTGCCTGCCATGGCGTTGATGGATTCGCTGATCCGGCTACTGCCGGGGGCGCTGAACGACGAACAATCGGCTCAGCAGGACAGTTTCGTGAATGGACTGCTCGATTGCCCGCATTACACGCGGCCTGAAGAGTACGAAGGTGTGCGCGTGCCCGATGTGCTGTTGGGCGGGCACCACGCAGAGATTGAAAAATGGCGACGCCGCGAGGCGTTGACCAATACCTGGCGCAAGCGTCCCGATCTGATCGAGAGTGCGCGCGCCAACGGATTGCTCAGTCGTGCTGATGAGGCGTGGCTGGCAAGCCTGCGGGCCGATACGTCGGTCAAGTAG
- the rplS gene encoding 50S ribosomal protein L19, with product MNLIAKIEQEEIARLTANKTIPDFAPGDTVIVNVNVVEGTRKRVQAYEGVVIAKRNRGLNSAFIVRKISSGEGVERTFQTYSPLIASIEVKRRGDVRRAKLYYLRERSGKSARIKEKLTFKSKTTAAAE from the coding sequence ATGAATCTGATCGCTAAGATCGAGCAGGAAGAAATCGCGCGTCTGACCGCGAACAAGACGATCCCCGACTTCGCCCCGGGCGACACCGTGATCGTCAACGTGAACGTTGTGGAAGGTACGCGCAAGCGTGTGCAGGCTTACGAAGGTGTTGTGATCGCCAAGCGTAACCGCGGCCTGAACTCGGCGTTCATCGTTCGCAAGATTTCGTCAGGTGAAGGCGTTGAGCGTACGTTCCAGACGTACTCGCCGCTGATCGCCAGCATCGAAGTCAAGCGTCGTGGTGATGTTCGCCGCGCCAAGCTGTACTACCTGCGCGAGCGTTCGGGCAAGTCGGCACGTATCAAGGAAAAGCTCACGTTCAAGAGCAAGACCACTGCTGCTGCCGAGTAA
- a CDS encoding CoA pyrophosphatase, with product MAPPLILHPEALPIVSTGEGEPTVPAERLTPDALRDRLASPPIWTPESGAIELVSPSLFTPRAAAVLVPLVMRPHGTTVLLTRRTQHLSTHAGQVSFPGGSREPDDPTPIATALRESREEIGLDSRVVEVIGRLPDYVTGTGFRVAPVVGLVKPPFDLVADAGEVDEIFEVPLDFLMNPAHHQIRVFNYQVGERRFYAMPYPKPAGGEYFIWGATAGMLRNFYQLLRA from the coding sequence GTGGCGCCACCTCTCATCCTGCATCCTGAAGCGTTACCCATCGTCTCGACGGGCGAAGGGGAGCCCACGGTGCCGGCAGAGCGGCTGACCCCCGACGCGTTACGAGATCGCCTCGCCAGCCCACCGATATGGACACCGGAGTCAGGCGCCATCGAGCTTGTCTCCCCGTCACTCTTCACGCCACGGGCTGCCGCCGTGCTCGTGCCACTGGTGATGCGTCCGCATGGCACCACGGTATTGCTCACCCGGCGCACGCAGCATCTCAGCACGCATGCGGGACAAGTCAGTTTCCCTGGCGGTAGTCGGGAGCCCGATGACCCGACGCCGATTGCGACTGCCTTGCGCGAGTCGCGAGAGGAAATCGGGCTTGATTCCAGGGTGGTGGAAGTCATTGGCCGCTTGCCTGACTATGTCACGGGCACAGGTTTTCGTGTCGCGCCGGTCGTGGGGTTGGTCAAGCCGCCGTTCGATCTCGTGGCCGATGCCGGTGAGGTGGACGAGATTTTCGAAGTCCCGCTCGATTTTCTGATGAACCCCGCGCATCATCAGATTCGCGTCTTCAACTATCAGGTGGGCGAGCGCCGGTTTTACGCGATGCCTTATCCGAAGCCGGCGGGCGGAGAGTACTTCATCTGGGGAGCGACAGCTGGCATGCTGCGTAATTTCTATCAACTGCTGCGGGCTTGA
- a CDS encoding CobD/CbiB family protein has translation MTFFSVLLALILEQVRALSTQNPIYNLIRSHATHTSQTFDAGQPRHGVLAWLVVVLPFVLAVGVVYYLLMRVNIFLGFAWNVFIVYLTMGFRQFSHYFTDIHVALNNDNVSEAREILRQWIGIDTVDMPVDEIVRHTLLHAVIASHRHVFGVFFWFLMPVGPAGAVLYRLAEYLSRRWTENVPDRSPAFGAFARKAFYVIDWVPARLTAIGFAIVGNFEDAIYAWRHFAKQWPNENEGILLAAGSGALGARLTGPLAEVSSVDALNQVDDAVLPVGSECTPRTLQAAVGLVWRAVLLWMLLLLLLTLAVWLG, from the coding sequence ATGACATTCTTTTCGGTACTCCTCGCGCTGATCCTCGAGCAGGTGCGTGCGCTCTCCACGCAAAACCCGATCTACAACCTGATTCGCTCCCACGCGACCCACACTTCGCAGACCTTCGACGCGGGGCAACCCCGTCATGGCGTACTTGCATGGCTGGTCGTCGTGTTGCCGTTCGTGCTGGCCGTCGGCGTTGTCTACTACCTGCTGATGCGGGTCAACATTTTCCTGGGTTTTGCATGGAACGTGTTCATCGTCTACCTGACGATGGGCTTCCGGCAGTTCAGTCACTATTTCACCGACATTCATGTCGCGCTGAACAACGACAACGTGAGCGAGGCGCGCGAAATTCTGCGCCAGTGGATTGGTATCGACACGGTCGACATGCCGGTGGATGAAATCGTGCGCCACACGTTGTTGCATGCGGTTATTGCGTCGCATCGTCACGTATTTGGTGTGTTCTTCTGGTTCCTGATGCCGGTCGGTCCGGCCGGCGCCGTGTTGTACCGTCTCGCGGAATATCTGTCGCGTCGCTGGACGGAGAACGTGCCGGATCGTAGCCCTGCGTTCGGCGCATTTGCACGCAAGGCGTTTTACGTGATCGATTGGGTGCCTGCACGGTTGACGGCGATCGGCTTCGCCATCGTCGGTAACTTTGAAGATGCGATCTACGCGTGGCGTCACTTCGCCAAGCAGTGGCCGAACGAGAACGAGGGAATTCTGTTGGCCGCCGGAAGCGGTGCGCTCGGCGCGCGACTCACGGGGCCGCTGGCGGAAGTCTCCAGTGTCGACGCGCTCAATCAGGTCGACGATGCAGTCCTGCCGGTCGGTAGCGAATGCACGCCTCGTACGCTTCAGGCGGCGGTTGGGCTGGTATGGCGGGCGGTCTTGTTGTGGATGCTGCTATTGCTGCTGCTCACCCTCGCCGTGTGGTTGGGCTGA